The nucleotide window CCGGCCCCGCCCGATGTGCAGCGGCCGCAGGACGGCCACGACGTAACGCCCGACGATGGGGATGCGGCCGAACTCCTCGTCGTCCAGCCCGCCGACGGCGATGAGGACGATGAAGTAGACCGCCGCCGCCAGGCCGACGGCTAGGAGGGTAGCGATCTTGGCATGGTGGACGACGGCCAGTAGGAGGCGGTAGCCGAAGAAGGCCGCGGCGGCCATGAAGGCGCTGGCCACCAGCGGCTTGACCACCGACTTCACCCAGTCCAGGCTGCCCCGGACGAGCCGCTCGACGGCCAGCCAGTTGAGGCCGCCGGCGACGAGGAAGCCGATGACCGTGGCGTAGGCGGCGCCCCTGACGTTCAGGGCCGGGATGGCCGTCAGCCACCAGGTCAACCCGGCCTTGACCGCGCCCCCGGCGATGAGGTTGTAGATGGGGATGGCGCTGCGGCCGAGGCCGTAAAGGATGCCCGAGGTCGTCTGCTGCAGAGATAGGAAGATCGTGGCCACGGCCGCCGCCGAGATGGTCACTCCGGCCCCGGCGTCGCCGAACAGGGTGTCCCCGATCTGGGACGGCAGGACCAGCAGGCCGACGGCCGCCGGGATGGTCAGGGCCAGGGTCAGCTGGAGGCTCTGGACGGTCCGGTGGCGGATGATGTCGGGCCGCTTGAGTTGTCTGGCCTCCGAGATGGCCGGAATGAGCGCCAGGAAGAAGGCCCCCGCGAACATCGTCGGCAGGTTCACCAGCAGCATCGCGGCCCCGCTGAGCTGGCCGAACATCTGGGTCGCCAGGACCTGCTCGATGCCGCCCGCCTTCAGCCTGGCCTGGACCAGGGCGACATCGAGGAATTGGATCAACTGCGCGGCCACGCCGGCGAAGGTGATCGGGATGGCCAGATAGATAATGTTCTTGAGGATGCGCCAGGAGGCGGCCCGATCGCCGCGGTCGAACGGCCCGCCCAGGCGGACCCACACGCCGGTCGGAGGGGTGGTGTCGGCCGGCAGGCCCGCCTCCCCGGGCAGACCGCCCAAGTTGGCTTGACCCAATGGGCTCTGACTCAGGTCGTCAGAGCCGAGGTCGCCCCCGGGCGTGATCCCGAACTGGGCCCGGATTGACCGGTTCTTCCAGACGAGGTAGGCCAGGGAGACGGTGGCCCCGATGACCGCCCCGAAGGTCGCCGCCGCCGCCCCATATTGCACTCCCAAGCGAAAAACGAAGGGGAGGATGATGAACAGGCCGATGACCCTGGCCACCTGCTCGATGAACTGGGACATAGCGAAGGGAGTCATCCGCTGCAGCCCCTGCAGGAATCCCCGGTAGACCGACATCACGGCGACCAGGAAGATGGCCGGCGCCAGGGAGACCATGGACAGGTAGGACCGCTCGTCGATGGAAAAGAGGCGGACCAGGAAGGGCGCCCCCCACCAGA belongs to Bacillota bacterium and includes:
- a CDS encoding polysaccharide biosynthesis protein; translated protein: MSQGPSAARPSFLRSTFVLASANFATKVIGGLIVIPLYYLLGSEGMGLYNSAYRIYTILLIISTQGVNIVIARLVAERMAVDDRQGAERVFAVSFWLLSSLGLVFALLFWWGAPFLVRLFSIDERSYLSMVSLAPAIFLVAVMSVYRGFLQGLQRMTPFAMSQFIEQVARVIGLFIILPFVFRLGVQYGAAAATFGAVIGATVSLAYLVWKNRSIRAQFGITPGGDLGSDDLSQSPLGQANLGGLPGEAGLPADTTPPTGVWVRLGGPFDRGDRAASWRILKNIIYLAIPITFAGVAAQLIQFLDVALVQARLKAGGIEQVLATQMFGQLSGAAMLLVNLPTMFAGAFFLALIPAISEARQLKRPDIIRHRTVQSLQLTLALTIPAAVGLLVLPSQIGDTLFGDAGAGVTISAAAVATIFLSLQQTTSGILYGLGRSAIPIYNLIAGGAVKAGLTWWLTAIPALNVRGAAYATVIGFLVAGGLNWLAVERLVRGSLDWVKSVVKPLVASAFMAAAAFFGYRLLLAVVHHAKIATLLAVGLAAAVYFIVLIAVGGLDDEEFGRIPIVGRYVVAVLRPLHIGRGR